The Legionella cincinnatiensis genome includes a region encoding these proteins:
- a CDS encoding c-type cytochrome — MNLFCLLMIVLLASLESQHAYSASDNKPLTLITHIKTTSFSRDALINMKLETIKMDYSRAYPKRLMNYKGIRLCNLLKNDSIKPNSILEFIAEDNFSVLIPAHYVLNCKETASVAYLVIEPKNKWPILENYTNTTAGPYALIWTNPERSYISDEYWAWSVTKIIEHTSMMGVIPAPKNLPLSRKNQILNGYKVYVSHCSSCHTINYQGKASIGPDLMWPKNPFDYYPDIKQFKQFVRDPQSVRKIPNGRMSGSSYIGLHDKDLDDLICYFKFINKLTSDKLG; from the coding sequence ATGAACCTGTTCTGTTTATTGATGATCGTCTTGCTTGCAAGTCTAGAAAGCCAACATGCCTATAGTGCATCAGACAACAAACCATTGACACTAATTACCCATATAAAAACAACATCATTTTCAAGAGATGCCTTGATTAATATGAAATTAGAGACAATAAAAATGGATTACAGTCGGGCTTATCCTAAGAGATTAATGAATTATAAGGGGATTAGATTATGTAATTTATTGAAGAATGATTCCATTAAACCAAACAGCATTCTTGAGTTTATCGCTGAAGACAATTTTTCGGTATTAATCCCTGCTCACTATGTATTAAACTGTAAGGAAACTGCATCTGTAGCTTATTTGGTCATTGAACCAAAAAATAAATGGCCAATTCTGGAGAATTATACTAATACCACAGCAGGGCCTTATGCCCTCATATGGACAAATCCAGAGCGCTCTTATATTTCAGATGAATATTGGGCATGGAGTGTTACTAAAATAATCGAACATACTTCAATGATGGGAGTGATACCGGCTCCAAAAAATCTCCCCTTATCTCGAAAAAATCAAATTTTAAATGGCTATAAAGTCTATGTGAGTCATTGCTCTTCTTGCCATACGATAAATTATCAAGGAAAGGCAAGTATAGGGCCTGACTTGATGTGGCCTAAAAATCCATTTGATTATTATCCAGACATAAAACAATTTAAGCAGTTTGTACGCGATCCTCAATCAGTAAGAAAAATTCCTAATGGTCGAATGAGTGGTTCGAGTTACATTGGATTGCATGATAAAGATTTGGATGATCTAATCTGTTATTTCAAATTTATTAATAAGTTAACAAGTGATAAACTTGGCTAA
- a CDS encoding helix-turn-helix transcriptional regulator, producing MDFQDYSQLWSQIPGYAAMKNAQGIYLTCNNNLAVLMGLKFPSQIQGLSDFELLDYSEENYSFHHKNDVLALKGKTVRCIHRSSSPYDGSYYYLIKKPLMNKENEITGILYHCMPLIQSNFIKQLIAYDVKNNCPNQKPYEYYIDAVDNPFQLSHRELECLFFTLRSMTAKQIAEQLDLSKRTVEFYLENIKNKMGCTSKAELICLAINRGYLRYIPSHFLSKKDFNLI from the coding sequence ATGGACTTTCAAGATTACTCTCAATTATGGTCTCAGATTCCTGGTTATGCGGCTATGAAAAATGCTCAAGGAATCTACTTAACCTGTAATAATAATTTGGCAGTACTTATGGGCCTTAAATTTCCTAGCCAAATACAAGGACTGAGTGATTTTGAGTTGTTGGACTATTCTGAAGAAAATTATAGTTTTCATCACAAAAATGATGTCCTAGCCTTAAAAGGTAAAACAGTGCGTTGTATTCACCGTTCATCCTCACCGTATGATGGTTCTTATTATTATCTTATAAAAAAACCACTTATGAATAAAGAAAATGAAATTACTGGAATCCTTTATCATTGTATGCCATTAATTCAATCCAATTTTATAAAACAATTGATTGCTTATGATGTAAAAAATAATTGCCCAAACCAAAAACCTTATGAATATTATATAGATGCTGTAGACAATCCCTTTCAGCTTTCACATCGAGAATTGGAATGTTTATTTTTTACTCTTAGATCGATGACTGCAAAACAAATAGCGGAACAACTTGATTTATCAAAAAGAACTGTCGAATTTTATCTAGAAAATATTAAAAATAAAATGGGGTGTACATCAAAAGCAGAACTAATATGTCTTGCAATAAACAGAGGCTATTTAAGATACATTCCTTCCCATTTTCTGAGCAAAAAAGATTTTAATCTCATTTAA
- a CDS encoding zeta toxin family protein translates to MAIYFLFGKTGSGKSYIGRLLEQLNIIHIDGDKHITPRMLDCLIEDEQMTPEMIDEFVNVLIDVIKTQKEKTPTQSFVISQAMYLDKNRLKLLNAISELKFVMIDVAPKLRKSFITSRFQNKESTVSPQYAKEMDKFFEKPSHEIILFENNQQADEILIEQIHEKMPALFNIVTKKEELSSYMQLQFT, encoded by the coding sequence ATGGCTATATATTTTTTGTTTGGTAAAACTGGCTCAGGAAAAAGTTACATAGGAAGGCTACTCGAACAGCTCAACATCATCCATATCGATGGCGATAAACACATCACTCCAAGGATGCTAGACTGTTTAATTGAAGATGAACAAATGACCCCAGAAATGATCGATGAGTTTGTCAATGTCTTGATTGATGTTATCAAGACACAAAAAGAAAAAACCCCGACGCAGAGTTTTGTTATCTCACAAGCCATGTATCTCGACAAAAACCGACTTAAACTATTAAATGCTATATCCGAGCTTAAATTTGTAATGATTGACGTCGCACCAAAACTTCGAAAAAGTTTCATCACCAGCCGATTTCAAAATAAAGAAAGTACAGTAAGCCCGCAATATGCCAAAGAGATGGATAAATTTTTTGAGAAGCCTTCCCATGAAATAATACTATTTGAAAACAATCAGCAAGCAGATGAAATTCTTATCGAACAAATCCATGAAAAAATGCCAGCTCTCTTTAACATAGTGACAAAAAAAGAAGAATTAAGCTCATATATGCAACTACAATTTACCTAA
- a CDS encoding glycoside hydrolase family 16 protein gives MNKIFGGLLTFFSISMAMASTASPLWTFVPLTDTTLTIIGNSKQTVKYTVTNQSKRTHSLVMTPIPGISQITSPGYCPNVFTLGYKQSCILGLYVDGSELKSNIVSGPQVCQRGNGLQCYQPSEENSLNIKNIQSLCDTNLCTEKLSIFSGEQSTFDNYFTIVNGYHVGTQEYQEYLPKNITFIPKNTESPAFIKLSAIPSADFPCIGRGYVDPNNRAIVSTGTCTYTSGAFYSYRKGFYVNKDSQGKTINHGGIEIRLRIEKEDPNLTMDQLYQKGAWPAVWMMSPYIDDTFRFNSETFIPKNLWPSAMEIDILELINGGWTATTPIIGSIHYGYLANETATSWNYINNIGDYDRQILPLYPVADSSNWHNYGFTWERKDGVSLTSYVLSWYYDGIKYTSLTITRKKSETTGNMIFSAEREVNGEQQLIWCTSSSPRCCTVESNRCNLVLNVPMPLTEAEVMFDSLTHGFDNGYYLNVNLAAGGEGIGVYDPSIPGFPPPSFGRANMQISHINRFVIK, from the coding sequence ATGAACAAGATATTCGGTGGGTTATTGACTTTTTTTTCTATATCCATGGCTATGGCTTCTACTGCAAGTCCTTTATGGACATTTGTGCCTTTAACTGACACTACATTAACCATCATTGGAAACAGTAAGCAAACCGTAAAATATACAGTTACCAACCAATCAAAAAGAACTCATTCTTTGGTAATGACTCCCATACCAGGCATAAGTCAAATAACAAGCCCGGGATATTGTCCCAATGTATTTACGCTAGGATATAAGCAGTCCTGCATTTTAGGTCTGTATGTCGATGGAAGTGAATTGAAAAGTAATATAGTTAGTGGACCACAAGTATGTCAACGAGGTAATGGTCTTCAATGTTATCAACCAAGCGAGGAAAATTCTCTTAATATAAAAAACATCCAGTCATTATGTGATACAAATTTATGTACTGAGAAGCTCTCAATTTTTAGTGGAGAGCAATCAACTTTCGATAATTATTTTACTATCGTCAATGGTTATCATGTTGGGACACAAGAATATCAAGAGTACCTGCCAAAGAATATTACTTTTATCCCCAAAAATACGGAATCTCCGGCTTTTATTAAGTTATCAGCGATTCCTTCCGCTGATTTTCCATGCATAGGAAGAGGATACGTTGATCCAAACAATCGGGCTATAGTATCTACCGGAACATGCACATACACATCAGGAGCTTTTTATTCATATCGTAAGGGTTTTTATGTTAATAAAGATTCTCAAGGAAAAACTATTAATCATGGTGGTATAGAGATTAGACTAAGAATTGAAAAAGAAGATCCCAATTTAACAATGGACCAGCTTTATCAAAAAGGAGCGTGGCCTGCTGTATGGATGATGTCGCCCTATATAGATGATACATTTCGCTTTAATTCAGAAACATTTATACCAAAAAATCTTTGGCCATCTGCTATGGAAATTGATATTTTGGAACTAATTAACGGTGGTTGGACTGCAACCACTCCTATTATTGGTTCAATACATTATGGTTATTTAGCCAATGAAACTGCAACCTCATGGAATTATATTAATAATATAGGAGATTATGACAGACAAATATTGCCTTTATATCCAGTTGCAGATTCATCTAACTGGCATAACTATGGGTTCACTTGGGAGCGAAAGGATGGAGTCTCACTTACTAGTTATGTTCTCAGCTGGTACTATGATGGCATTAAATATACTTCTCTAACTATAACTCGTAAGAAAAGTGAGACAACAGGTAACATGATTTTTAGTGCAGAAAGAGAAGTTAATGGGGAGCAGCAACTAATATGGTGTACAAGTTCTAGTCCAAGATGTTGTACCGTGGAGTCAAACAGATGCAATCTTGTTTTAAATGTACCTATGCCTTTAACAGAGGCTGAAGTTATGTTCGACTCTTTAACACACGGGTTTGATAATGGTTATTATTTGAATGTTAATCTTGCTGCAGGTGGCGAAGGGATAGGCGTGTATGACCCTAGTATACCTGGTTTTCCTCCTCCTAGTTTTGGACGAGCAAATATGCAAATTAGCCATATCAATCGCTTTGTAATTAAATAG
- a CDS encoding PqiC family protein, whose translation MIKKISLIVLGFILVACTRSKEPQYYLLNPIAMPNKQMNHYNNLHLGIDDITIPAYLEKPQIMISYSPNRVELEEYHQWAGALDKNIKSVISTNLSSLLPGAIVESSPWNVKFKPNYQLQIDIEQFTIDMQGNSILRAEFILYHQDNIFKKQNVYYRLKVPHITIENLIASMNNNLTHLTQDIAKAFRSFHDKS comes from the coding sequence ATGATAAAAAAAATAAGTCTCATCGTATTAGGCTTTATTTTAGTTGCTTGTACTCGGAGCAAAGAACCCCAGTATTATCTATTAAATCCTATCGCTATGCCCAATAAACAGATGAATCACTATAATAATTTACATTTGGGCATTGATGACATTACCATTCCCGCCTACCTTGAAAAACCGCAAATAATGATCTCTTACTCACCAAACCGAGTCGAATTGGAAGAATACCATCAATGGGCTGGAGCTCTTGATAAAAACATAAAAAGTGTCATTTCAACTAATTTAAGCAGTTTACTACCCGGCGCCATTGTTGAAAGTTCACCTTGGAATGTTAAATTCAAACCAAACTATCAATTACAAATTGATATTGAACAATTTACTATCGATATGCAAGGCAATAGCATATTACGTGCTGAATTCATTCTTTATCATCAAGATAATATTTTTAAGAAACAAAACGTTTATTATCGATTAAAAGTTCCCCACATCACGATAGAAAATCTTATAGCCAGTATGAACAATAACTTGACGCATTTGACACAAGACATTGCTAAAGCTTTTCGCTCTTTCCATGATAAATCATAA
- a CDS encoding MlaD family protein, with protein MHQERYYTFVGIFVVGALCLMIFAARFLYKEYLVARHDTYVMFFQGSLTGLKVTSKVTYRGVKIGEVKLIEIAENKDKTEVEIPVYVDFYVARTYGAKYHPVDILIKKGYAATVTQTNFLTGDAEIALIPSKKSTEKFTNKKSFYNQYPVFPTVENKKTTSLTDALTSVKTTLNTINNLLQSKEVAQVIKQTKAMADSIEKLANNLDLNTPPFIAYFTQALTQFSKAANSFENLTDYLARHPESLLRGKA; from the coding sequence ATGCATCAAGAACGATATTATACATTCGTGGGTATTTTTGTTGTGGGTGCACTTTGTTTGATGATTTTTGCCGCTAGATTTTTGTATAAAGAATACTTAGTAGCACGTCATGATACTTATGTAATGTTTTTTCAGGGTTCATTAACCGGTTTAAAGGTTACGTCAAAAGTAACTTATCGTGGAGTTAAAATTGGTGAAGTTAAGCTTATAGAAATTGCAGAAAATAAAGATAAAACCGAAGTTGAAATACCTGTGTATGTCGACTTTTATGTTGCAAGGACCTATGGAGCAAAATATCATCCCGTTGATATTTTAATAAAAAAAGGTTATGCAGCCACTGTAACGCAGACTAACTTTTTAACTGGAGATGCAGAAATTGCTCTCATCCCATCTAAAAAATCTACAGAAAAGTTCACTAATAAAAAAAGTTTTTATAATCAATATCCAGTTTTTCCCACGGTAGAAAATAAGAAAACAACCTCTTTAACTGATGCATTAACATCAGTTAAAACAACGTTAAATACTATTAATAATTTGCTACAATCCAAAGAAGTTGCGCAAGTAATTAAGCAAACTAAAGCTATGGCTGATAGTATTGAAAAATTAGCCAATAATCTAGATCTAAATACACCGCCATTTATTGCTTATTTTACTCAAGCTTTAACTCAATTTTCAAAAGCGGCAAATTCATTTGAAAATTTAACTGATTATTTAGCGCGACATCCCGAATCTTTATTACGGGGTAAAGCGTAA
- a CDS encoding ABC transporter permease, which translates to MMYVFNKLGTYVVEFVYSFILFLRFMGHLYCSLINMLMGRLRLAWLNIVRTIYYAGVKLVIPFMFISTFLGISMVMKVNSILTPYNLQRDGRLIAQNILTHDLVPFVIGVLLCIQSALNFINVKVNEEELNAPQQVVVNHILPVLIGINIAGGLLYAYAVAAFFISIYITYQYFLYTNLYVPMVRILTAITIYDVVYSILKTTLYCTIVSLTIGYYYYDMTVRSLSLRLTVSRMMTRGFLWLALTGLCLNYWE; encoded by the coding sequence ATGATGTATGTTTTCAACAAATTGGGCACTTACGTTGTAGAGTTTGTTTATTCATTTATATTATTTTTACGTTTCATGGGGCATTTATATTGCAGCCTTATTAATATGCTGATGGGACGATTACGTCTTGCGTGGCTTAACATTGTAAGGACAATATATTATGCAGGTGTCAAGCTTGTAATTCCTTTTATGTTCATCAGTACTTTCTTAGGCATTTCAATGGTTATGAAAGTGAATAGCATTCTAACACCTTATAATTTGCAACGTGATGGACGGTTAATTGCACAGAATATTTTAACCCATGATTTAGTGCCTTTTGTCATTGGAGTATTGTTATGCATACAATCTGCATTAAATTTCATTAATGTGAAAGTAAATGAAGAGGAGCTTAATGCACCTCAGCAAGTTGTTGTTAACCATATATTGCCAGTACTCATTGGCATTAATATTGCGGGTGGGTTGTTGTATGCCTATGCTGTTGCGGCATTTTTTATAAGCATTTATATTACGTACCAATATTTTTTGTATACTAATCTCTATGTACCCATGGTACGTATACTCACTGCTATAACAATTTACGACGTGGTCTACTCCATTTTAAAAACGACACTGTATTGTACCATTGTTAGCTTGACAATAGGGTATTACTATTATGACATGACTGTTAGAAGCCTTTCATTAAGGCTAACCGTATCACGGATGATGACGAGAGGCTTTTTATGGCTCGCTCTAACAGGGCTTTGTTTGAATTATTGGGAATAG
- a CDS encoding diguanylate cyclase domain-containing protein, with translation MKEKIVFKKIVLYNLVVIFFYILSGFLGLMLAVPPGYATTIWASSGIALGSVLVWNLRTLPGIFIASFILNCYITFNNVGDLFDFSKLFPGLITGAGALLQALFGWWLVKRFVRLNNPLHLPKDILIFALLTGPVSCVIAATISNVGLYWLGVISSENLSLSWITWWIGDSIGVLIFTPVFLILFAKPRKLWRSRIIPILVPLCLTFIIVIIAHVFYRYSEFKHIQSKFAGAIQYKFNLLTEKLKLTKETAHTTSLFLAAAPIINKEEFQRLGTLLLQENSIIQSIQWVPKVTNRENFEKKYHLEILGKNSKNYSSSKKKSVYYPILFTVSKSHNIFPNGYDLSSNPNLINRLNDTPVLLGSKGKIDKMLIISPVYRSNQIAGFTILQINFVQLFNQFFDNFLNYSNLMIKISSPDLNSPIFEIYNKTMRYNPDESYSISYTKYFADSAWNITATLSPYFSLSRFPWHAWLALTTTLFFCVLMNIILFILYGQRYLIQYLAYAKTMQLKTEKAKNLLLLNAAGEGIFRIDINYKITFINPAAKKLLGYSSNELKNESIIKILCEKITPPNKIESTSIYKAIQEQTIIRAKEAVFWKKDHSYLSVEYTCIPVIINHKVIGAAIIFSDITERLDNEKKLIKMAHYDPLTKLPNRQSFFDYLEHALGRACRNKTQLGLCFIDIDNFKVINDTFGHAYGDKLLMALSEIITPYLREIDYFARIGGDEFGLIFEQIHQHDDLIKIFERILSAFHNPIQIDDLFIKASISIGVAMYPKHGSDTQTLFVNADIAMYHAKAQGKATYSFFR, from the coding sequence ATGAAAGAAAAAATCGTTTTTAAAAAAATAGTCTTATATAATCTGGTTGTTATTTTTTTCTATATTTTAAGCGGCTTTTTAGGGCTTATGCTTGCCGTACCTCCAGGTTATGCGACCACAATTTGGGCCTCATCAGGGATTGCGCTTGGTTCCGTGCTCGTTTGGAATTTGCGAACTTTACCTGGTATTTTTATTGCCTCATTTATCCTTAATTGTTATATAACATTTAACAATGTTGGGGATTTATTTGATTTTTCGAAATTATTTCCAGGATTAATAACAGGAGCCGGTGCTTTACTTCAGGCATTATTTGGTTGGTGGCTTGTCAAACGATTTGTCCGATTAAACAACCCCCTACATCTCCCTAAGGATATTCTTATTTTTGCACTTCTTACGGGCCCAGTTTCTTGTGTTATTGCTGCAACTATAAGTAATGTAGGCTTATATTGGTTAGGAGTAATATCTTCTGAAAATCTCTCTTTAAGCTGGATTACCTGGTGGATAGGAGACAGTATTGGCGTGCTGATTTTTACTCCAGTTTTTCTGATTTTATTTGCCAAACCCAGAAAATTATGGCGAAGCCGAATAATCCCTATCCTCGTTCCCTTATGTTTGACGTTCATTATCGTGATTATTGCTCATGTATTTTATAGATACTCAGAATTTAAACACATTCAATCAAAATTCGCTGGAGCCATTCAATATAAATTTAACCTGCTCACCGAAAAACTTAAATTAACAAAGGAAACTGCCCATACAACTTCTCTTTTCCTTGCCGCAGCACCCATTATCAATAAAGAAGAGTTTCAACGCCTAGGAACTTTGCTGTTACAAGAAAATTCAATCATTCAATCCATACAATGGGTACCCAAAGTAACCAACAGAGAGAATTTTGAAAAAAAATATCATCTTGAAATTTTGGGAAAAAACTCTAAAAACTATTCCTCTTCAAAGAAAAAATCGGTGTATTACCCTATTCTTTTTACCGTTTCAAAAAGTCATAATATTTTTCCTAATGGTTATGATTTATCATCAAACCCCAATCTCATTAACAGGCTAAACGACACACCTGTACTATTAGGAAGTAAAGGAAAAATTGATAAGATGCTCATTATTTCTCCGGTTTATCGATCTAATCAAATTGCAGGATTTACTATTTTACAAATTAATTTTGTTCAGTTATTCAATCAATTTTTTGATAATTTTTTAAATTACTCAAACCTTATGATTAAAATAAGCTCACCTGATTTAAATTCCCCTATTTTTGAGATTTATAATAAAACCATGCGATACAATCCTGACGAATCATATAGTATTTCTTATACAAAATATTTTGCAGATTCAGCATGGAATATTACTGCTACTTTATCTCCATACTTTTCGCTTAGTCGATTTCCTTGGCATGCATGGTTAGCCCTAACAACAACTCTATTTTTTTGTGTGTTAATGAATATCATTTTATTTATTCTCTACGGCCAGCGTTATTTAATCCAATATCTTGCTTATGCAAAAACGATGCAACTAAAAACAGAAAAGGCAAAAAATTTATTACTGTTAAATGCAGCAGGCGAAGGCATATTTCGAATAGATATCAATTATAAAATCACGTTTATTAATCCAGCTGCCAAAAAATTACTAGGCTACTCAAGTAACGAATTGAAAAATGAATCTATAATTAAAATTCTGTGCGAAAAAATAACTCCTCCCAACAAAATTGAGAGCACATCAATTTATAAGGCGATCCAGGAGCAAACGATCATTAGAGCAAAAGAAGCGGTATTCTGGAAAAAGGATCATAGTTACCTTTCAGTGGAATATACCTGCATCCCTGTCATAATAAATCACAAAGTTATAGGTGCTGCTATCATTTTTAGTGATATTACTGAACGATTGGATAATGAGAAAAAATTAATAAAGATGGCTCATTATGATCCTTTAACCAAATTGCCCAATCGACAGAGTTTTTTTGACTACTTAGAACATGCCTTAGGTCGAGCGTGCAGAAACAAAACCCAATTAGGCTTATGTTTTATTGATATTGATAATTTTAAAGTGATTAACGATACTTTTGGACATGCCTATGGCGATAAATTATTAATGGCTTTGTCTGAAATTATAACTCCTTATTTACGGGAAATTGATTATTTTGCAAGAATAGGAGGAGACGAATTTGGGTTGATTTTTGAACAAATTCATCAACATGATGATTTAATTAAAATATTCGAACGCATTTTATCCGCTTTTCATAATCCGATTCAAATAGATGATCTATTCATCAAAGCATCCATCAGTATTGGAGTCGCAATGTATCCTAAACATGGTTCGGATACGCAAACACTTTTTGTGAACGCTGATATTGCTATGTATCATGCTAAAGCACAAGGAAAAGCCACCTACTCTTTTTTTAGGTGA
- a CDS encoding cation transporter, which yields MKNLISDDFRKEQDLIKISIALTAVMGIIGILIGAHIDSTAITIDGMYCSIGIFSTYLIFLTSQKMNLHYSKKFQFGYYKLEPLVILGEGALIIGSCAFALTSAVRDIIHLHHIKNFLLPAFYQGIAAGACFLMAFLFYRFARPKNNQLLLSQGLVWFIDGLQSIMLSIAFFLGVGLNGTAYAFIIPYIDPVLVICLVFIIIREPIKLLKINSEELLDVMSDSQLGNKIDRIVYEHFKEKNLDKFITKIFIRKAGRAIFVHIIVLPEIMLPLTSLHQIKTELIEKLDQPCLYLFISI from the coding sequence ATGAAAAACTTAATTTCGGATGATTTTCGAAAAGAGCAGGATCTTATAAAGATTTCTATTGCCCTTACTGCTGTTATGGGAATAATAGGTATCCTTATTGGCGCGCATATTGATTCTACCGCCATTACTATCGATGGGATGTATTGTTCGATAGGGATTTTTAGTACCTATCTGATTTTTCTGACCAGTCAGAAAATGAACTTGCATTATTCTAAGAAATTTCAGTTTGGTTACTATAAACTTGAACCACTGGTAATTCTAGGTGAAGGTGCATTGATTATAGGTTCTTGTGCCTTTGCTTTAACCTCTGCTGTTAGAGACATCATCCATTTACATCATATCAAGAATTTTTTATTGCCAGCTTTTTATCAAGGAATAGCTGCTGGTGCCTGCTTTTTGATGGCATTTCTTTTTTATCGTTTTGCAAGACCCAAGAACAATCAGTTGTTATTGTCCCAAGGACTGGTGTGGTTTATTGATGGGTTACAAAGTATTATGTTGAGCATTGCATTTTTCTTGGGTGTCGGTCTCAATGGCACTGCATATGCTTTTATTATTCCTTATATTGATCCTGTGCTCGTTATTTGTTTAGTTTTTATCATTATACGTGAACCGATTAAATTATTAAAAATAAATTCAGAGGAACTTTTGGATGTAATGTCCGATAGTCAATTAGGCAATAAAATTGATCGTATCGTTTATGAGCATTTTAAAGAGAAAAATTTAGATAAATTTATTACAAAAATATTTATACGAAAAGCAGGAAGGGCTATTTTTGTTCATATTATTGTACTTCCTGAAATCATGCTCCCGCTTACGTCATTACATCAAATAAAAACAGAACTTATAGAGAAACTAGATCAACCCTGTCTCTACTTATTTATTTCTATATAG
- a CDS encoding MFS transporter, producing the protein MHKLYGSLVWLIVTLFVVYSFCLNTAAAVFSEPIKQTLSTSDYGVSIATGAFILGFACMQIPAGYFLDKFSPRIVVSGGVFLLAFGNIFISIADNLPVFTFANLIQGVGASFAFVAAAVLISQWFSTKVFPILFGLTQTLSCILAGVLHYYFKVELISHTWNEIYQKLAIFGIILFILSLIIVRAPNKKDTSVSLKSSLLFVFKNKQILLCSLAAAMSFGVLLAYASLWFMPIQNYYSVDTLQSILISSLIFAGIGIGTPLLGWLSNAVKSRLMIIHITLVTGTMALLLGIYLPHYNTSADIITKIVSFFIGFLLSGSMLFYTMVNEISSDNTRGVAISVLNTAVFLFNTLLLFIPYLFITTVSKEFFTYLWILPFFILFSILLIYFIKDTSP; encoded by the coding sequence ATGCACAAACTATATGGATCTCTTGTTTGGTTGATCGTTACCTTATTTGTTGTTTATTCTTTTTGTTTAAATACTGCCGCAGCAGTATTTTCTGAGCCAATAAAGCAGACCCTAAGTACCAGTGATTATGGGGTTTCTATTGCCACGGGGGCATTTATTTTAGGTTTCGCTTGTATGCAAATTCCTGCGGGTTATTTTCTTGATAAATTTAGTCCAAGAATAGTAGTTAGCGGAGGAGTTTTTTTATTGGCCTTCGGAAATATTTTTATTTCTATTGCGGATAATTTGCCTGTTTTTACCTTTGCTAATTTGATACAAGGAGTAGGTGCTTCTTTTGCATTTGTCGCCGCAGCAGTTTTAATTTCGCAATGGTTTTCAACAAAAGTCTTTCCTATATTATTTGGTTTAACGCAAACACTTTCATGTATTTTAGCTGGAGTACTGCATTATTATTTTAAAGTTGAATTGATATCGCATACTTGGAATGAGATTTATCAAAAACTTGCTATTTTTGGTATCATTTTATTTATTTTATCTTTGATTATTGTTCGTGCTCCCAATAAAAAAGACACCTCTGTATCACTCAAGAGCTCTTTGTTATTCGTGTTTAAAAACAAACAAATTTTACTGTGTTCGCTTGCTGCAGCAATGTCATTTGGTGTCTTACTTGCTTATGCAAGCCTGTGGTTTATGCCGATTCAAAACTATTATTCAGTAGATACTCTACAATCAATCCTGATTAGCAGTTTGATTTTTGCAGGAATTGGCATTGGTACCCCCCTATTAGGTTGGCTTTCAAATGCAGTCAAATCAAGACTTATGATCATACATATTACCTTAGTCACAGGAACGATGGCGTTATTGCTTGGTATTTATCTTCCTCATTACAACACTAGTGCTGACATCATCACCAAAATAGTTTCTTTTTTTATTGGTTTCTTACTTTCTGGTTCAATGCTTTTTTATACTATGGTTAATGAAATTTCATCAGATAACACACGAGGTGTAGCGATAAGTGTATTGAATACAGCTGTTTTTTTATTTAATACGCTTTTGCTTTTTATTCCCTATTTATTCATCACTACTGTTTCCAAAGAATTTTTTACTTATTTATGGATACTACCTTTTTTCATACTTTTTTCAATTTTGTTGATTTATTTTATTAAGGACACAAGCCCATAA